The nucleotide window TGTTGTGATGTGTGAACTACGTGTGTGTCTTTTGCTCTGCCATTTTGAGTTAGCAATAGCTGTTACACGTTGGTGTGGTTTTTAACACAACGAATGCATAGGATACTACATACCAAGCAGTATTGCCATGTGAGAACTACGTGTGTGTCTTTTGCTCTGCCTTATTtcatacaccttttttttttttctcccccccaaagACTTGGTTGAGGAGGAGTCCGCCTCGGAACTGGCATCCACCTCAGAACTGGCGCCTACCTTGGAACAGTCCGAAAATGTTACTCCCTCCCTGTCTGCAGACTTCACGCCTGCAGGAGTTTCGACACCGGCGTTGGAACCGCAAGTGCTGGCTGTGAGCGCTCCATGTCCTCACGCTGGTATGTGCAAACTAAACATACATCTTGTCTTGTTGTCACAACGAATTGCCTGAATAATTTTACGTGTACAATTCCATTGACTTGTATTCTGGGTTGCAACACAACGCATTTCAACAGTAGCTACTTCACAAGTGATCACAATAGTTCTGGGTTCTCAAATCAAACCCAGTCACACCACCAGAAACACTCTGCCACTCCTGTAGAAAATCAGGCATAACATGAAGACATACAGCATTGTAATCTCTAACAAAAGTGAGCTGGCCAGCCTACATTATGTTTGGTATGGTCTCACTGGTTGCAAAGGAATCACAGCATGAAAAATGTCTACTGCCCCCCATTTATATGTTTCTCTTTGAATATCTCCATTGTTTAGGAAAGAGGAAAAGGAGCTTGTTCCAGGAACAGGGCACTGTCCTGCGTGAGCTGCAGGCGTCCGCAGAGGCCCAGTGCGAACGCTATGAGGCGCAGCGTGTGGCCCAGCACGAACGGCGTAAGGCCCAGCGTGAGGCCCAGCGAGAACAGCGTGAGGCCCATCGGGAACGGCTCTTTGAGCTGATGCTGGAAGACTCCCGTGCTGCGAGGGAGTTAGAATTCGCTGCACGAAGCCACCAGGCAGCTCAGTCTGAGGCCTTTTGGGCAAGCACTACTCAGGGTGCTGGACCGGATGGCGCAGGCGATGGCTGCCACACGCACCACAAACCCCTGACTCTGGGTTCCCTGATCCCTGACTACTGACTCTGCACAATGCATAGTCCACTGACTATTGCACAACGCGCTTGTATATAGTTCATGCCCATGTATATAGTTTGCACTATTCACCATCGTCGTTTCGTTGTCATTGTATGTTTGTCATTTGAATCACTTAAATTTTGCACCTTATTTTTAATTGCACGTGTTTTATTTGTAATTGCACGAGTTTTAATAAAGAGttgttttacagaaaaaaaacaaaatgcctTGTGTAATAAATGTATTGACCTGGTTCATAATGTGGCAATGAACCCAGCTAACCTGACAACAGGTTTCTGAATATTGCATTGAACCATCCATGACTTAATGGGGGGACCCCAGGTGACCTGACCGCTTGACCTTATCAATCTCACAATGAACCTGCCTAATACCCCTGTAATGTGTCatttacaaccccaaaacatTCAACTCAtacttaaaggtggggtacgagattttggaataacggttcccgcaagccatattttgaaaagaaacaagcccgccctcgccatgctcccaccccccgcgtctcgttaagttagagtgtagagagcttggaaaaatagctcaaactttctcatttaaactgtgttttcagccccaattttcactccacacacacaattttcccaaaactagtagccacacttgtcctgattcacacaatgtgtctacctacacgataggacttgcagtttttgaatgagaagcctgaaagtgaggagaggacaaccgcgcagccccatagactgccattataaacttggcagaaaagtcactcatttttaactcgctctagtgacctcattttttacactacagacaaaaaaattacatccgtgtgttcaggagagccttgtggcgctcactgtgaaagaattttgtgactatctccttccgttttcgtgtaaatccccgttgtttggagggacctttttctatgcatttctgtctctccctgctcagcgtgcgggttgggggaggggctgctcgctctctcacacacacacacacacacagaagggacgggctgctcgcgggcttcagtctgattgacgtgtcagtatccaatcattttgaggtggtacctcgatatgattggatggcgtttttcctttattttacactgtagactggattaaaatatttcgtttttgggtcaaactttctattgtactgcttgcaacatgggtgtgaggagcttttcaagcaatatggtaaaaaatactcctgaaaaaaatctcataccccacctttaagttgGAGAATTATGCAAAGACAACTTATTTCTTATTCTAGACATGATTTTAGCAGCTCAATTGTAGGTTTCTTCTTCATCATGTTTTCACTTGACCTCAGGTGACCTGACTTCAGGGTTATCAATCTCACTATGAACCAGCCTAATGTCCCTGTAATGTGTCATTTGCATCATCTTCAGTAgacaaaaaagggggggggggggtggctcacACTTGACCTCAGGTCACCAGACTCCAGGGTTATctaaacatctgcattgctgaggttatttacttTTCAtttagcttttatttatttatattttttcctgtctgttttatttactttataggcctagttattctgcttaatttatttttgtctacgtacatccatgtattttcttcatctgttatcctgatttctgTGGATTTTTTAGATTAACTCACAGTGAACCAGCCTAATGTGtcatttgcatcattttcagTAGACAAAGGGGGGCCCTCACATTTCACATGACTCCAGGTAACCTGACCATAGGGTTATGAGGCCCCTGTAATGAGCCCAAGGGACAAAATACAAAGTGTTTGTGTAGAATATGTTTTAAGATCGTTGTATTTGTTTGAATTGAGATAGTATGTGATAATGTGCATGTTACACATGCATTTCATAAGTGCTGGAAAATGGCAGCTTTGACTGACAACATAAATATACATGATTAAAGACCATCACAGAGGCACTGAGTCAATCAGAATTGAAGATGTGGAGGGATTAGTTATTACATAAAAATATTGAATGACCAAGATTGCCTGTACATACAAGTAATTGAGACCTACATCTGTAATGAAAATCATAGTTTGGGTTTATGAGATCATGGGATGCTCGTCTGTAAACATACTCTGACACTCCAACAGTTACAGCTGGTGAAAACTTGACCATGAAAACAATGCTTCATATGTGCACTTGATATTTGCCTCCTCGTGTATCGTGAATGCTGCACTATGAGACAAACCAAATACATGTTGTGATGTCACTAAAAGCTGAAATCAAAATGCAGATGGATCTATTGCATTGGTGTTTTATTCAAAGATTGAaggcacaaataaaaaaaaaaaaaggggctgTTTCCATGCGCAAGTAGTGGGTGGACAACATCACTGAGGAGAGGGCAGGAAAACTGCAACACAGGTGTCATCAGCAATAAGAAAAAttttacttatatatatatatacacacacacacacacacaggaagtgttACTTCACATTTAACTGTTTGTCAACAAGTAACGCATCAACCCCTCCCGAACATCTCTGCCCTCCTCTTCAACCTCTTGTGGCCCTGCAACACCTGGCAGTGGCAATGCTACTGCTGCAGGGTCCCACTCTGTATTGTATTTTTCACCATGACTTTCACATAGGTTGTGAAGAGCACAGCAAGTCACCACCATGGACCTCACCAGTGAGAGATCACAGTCATTCCTTTTCAGCAGACAACGCCACCTCCCCTTCAGTCTGCCAAAGGCATTTTCAACAACTCGACCTTGGCTGAATTTCCGGTTGAAtgtctgctgttctggagtgagtCGCCCTGTGTCTTGAAATGGCTTCAGGAGCCAAATTCTGCAAAGGGTATGCCGAGTCTCCTAAGATGTAGTACCCGACATTGACCCCGCCAATGTTCCTGGTGCGAGCAGGAAAGTGGTTTCCTCGGGTGGCAAGCTCCCACATGGTTGACAATCTCAGAACCCTGGTATCATGCAAGCTCCCTGGCATTCCAGCAAAAACATTCCAGAAGAGGCCCTTACCATCGACGACACCTTGCAGGATAATAGAGTGCCAGCCTTTGcggttaaaatagtcacagtgatatTCTTGTGGAGCAATGATGGGTATATGAGACCCATCAATCGCACCAACACAATGTGGGAGACCCCATCTGTTCTCATAATATGCTGACATCTCAGCAAACTTCTCCTGGTTTGGAAACCGGATTAGTTCGGGCACCAACAGCGCCTGTGCTGCAGCATAGAAGTCTTGCACACATCAACACACAGACGGGATGCTGCCTCCAAAAAGATGCCCAACCGACCTGTATACAGAGCCAGTAGCAAGCTTCCAAAGCGCAACAGCCACTCTCTTTTTTTAAAGGCATGCATCTTCGAAAGGTCGTGTCTTGCAACTTCATAGCTGGACGCAGTTTGTTGCAAAGGTAATCGAATGTCTCCTCGGACATCCGGAAGTTTTCAATCCACTGCGCTGTACTGAAACTGGGCACAATTGCATCCCACCACTCAGATGTCCGGTTGAACGACCACACTGAAGGAGTGCGGCGTGTTCCAATAACCGCCTGAAatgcacacaacacaacacatttTAGTACTTCACGCCGATTTACAATGTTGTTGCACTATACGAGACAGGGTGGAAAGCTAGAAATTTAACTGTTAGCTTACCATTACACGTCGTCTCTTGCTAGCGAGCTCGTACTCCGTGTCAGAAACTGTTCCATCGTCCTCGTCATCTTCATTGAGAAGGAATTGAAGAAGTTCCctctctttctgaagccttatgtgcctcgcctcatctatatgctcttgtcagtatctgttggcgttttcggtgacaacaagccacagcaccaagaccagcaacactaacgactccatgtcctccatgtttattgtttactatccgggtcgtgagactaccgcttaaaagatcactgatgtcactgtttgcgccgcctaacgacatcacgtgacgtccacccactttcgctaactccacccaatgtgtccacccacttccagccagcacggttcagcgcagttgtagtcgaaatgcaacgccaatagccccactcagctcgactcagcacggcacagctcagcccaactcagccatgttggtagtggaaaagggccataagggtcttttcttgttcagggttttttgcgctagcgtttttgtctttgcccgTCTCATGTTtctgtcaagttgtttgttctcattttgccatttgttttttgtcctgtttgtttaccttttgccacaccctttcttccctgcattaaatcatcttatttattggattactgtctgtgttctgcattTGGATccgaacttcaccatacctccacccaccctTACAGTTctgggttctgtgtgtgtgtataatctgATATAATCTGTTCTGGGTTCTGTGTGTGTATAATCTGTGTATAATCTGTTCTGGGTTCTGTGTGTATAATCTAGTAGAATCTGGTACAATCTATTCTGGGTTCTGTATGTGTATAATCTGATctgggttctgtgtgtgtgtatactgtaatATCTGCATAATCTGTTctgggttgtgtgtgtatattctaGTAGAATCTGGTATAATGTGTTCTGGGTTCTCTGTGTGTAGAATCTGGTATAATCTGTTCTGgggtttgtgtgcgtgtgtgtgtgtgtgtgtgtgtgtaatctgtGTGTATAAACTGGGGTTAAGGTTAGGTATTGGTGAAAGTACAATGATTCTGTCAGGACCTGGAGGCCATGGGAACAGATTGGACCcaatagcacacacacacaactttattcatcacacacttgtgaaatttcctctctgcatttaacccatctgaagcagtgaacacacacatgcacacacgtgagcaatgagcacacacacatacccagagcagtgggcagccatgctaacagcgcccgaggagcagttgggagttaggtgcctcactcaagggcacctcagcccaaggccgtcccatattaacctaaccacatgtctttggattgtgggggaaaccggagcacctggaggaaacccacgcagacacggggagaacatacaaactccacacagaaaggcccccaccggccactgggctcaaacccagaaccttcttgctgtgaggcaaccgtgctaaccacttacaccaccgtgccacccaaacaaTAAGCAACTACTGGAAATGAACTGAAGTGTACCTGATGAGTAAGCTCATGAGGAGAACAGGCAGGAAGCAGGCGCAGCAGCACAGTCCGAAACTCACTTGGCAAAATCCAGGAAGACAGAGCAAGGGCAGAGTGACAGATGATAATAATCCCAGGGAAAAACGGAGCTGGAAAAATAACAGAGTCCTGAGTCAAAGTCCCagtaacaaaacccaaaaatcggCAGGCAAAAATCTTAGTCCAAAAAAGTAATCCAAGGGCCAGAAAAAACAACAGACTCCTAAATCAAAGTCCCAGCAACAAGTCCCAAAAATCAGCAGGCAAAAATTGTAGTCCAAAAACATAAACCAAATCAGGGAACAGTGTGTGAGCATAAACGTGAACGTAAACTTAATAAAACTAATGGCAAGTATATATCCGCATTGTGTAATTCTCTTCAGTGTGTTTATATAGAGTGGCTAATGGTAAATGCATAACAGGAGTGTTAATGCAGCATAGGGAGAATGGGAAAAACACGGAGTGGAGCGCAAAGGCATAGGTCAGGATTTGGAAGTTCCAGGCTGGatcgtgacagtaccccccccttaCAGACACCTCTGGACATCCTAGACAGAGCTCCTGGTTCTTGCACTGGAAATCCCTGATGAGCACAGGGCCAAGGATGAAATGTGCTGGCACCCAACACCTCTCCTCTGGGCCCAATCGACCAAATACCGTAACCCCTGACCTCGTCTATGTTTGTTTAGTAGTTTCTTGACTGTGTAGGCCTCCCCTCCATCGATGATCCTGGGAGGGGGAGGAGCCTTGGAACGGGGGGGAGAAGGGACTGGAGATCAGGGATCTTAGTTGGGAGACATGAAAGGATGAGTGGAGGTGCCGCATAGACTCGGGCAATGCCAACCTCACAGTCATGGAGTTAATGACCTTACAGATAGGAAATGGGCCAACAAACCTGGGGGCCAGCTTACGTGAGGGAACCCTGAGAGGGAGTTTGGCTGTGGACAACATGACCTTTTGTCCCAGGCGGTAGACAGGAGCCGGCCTGTGATGTTGATCCACCATCCTCTTGTACATGTGACTGGTATGTAAACAGGTGACGTCTGGCACATGCCCAATCTCTACAACAGCATCGGACAAAGGCTTGAGCCAAAGGAACAGATGACTCCTCCTCTTGTTCAGGGAAAAGAGGGGGCTGGTAACCGAGGCAACACTGGAAGGGAGTCAGTCCGGTGGATGATGAGGGGACACTATTGTGGGTGTATTCAATCCAGGGAAGCACTTGGCTCCAGGAGGAAGAATCACCAGACATCAGGTATCATAGAGTGACCTCTAGCTTCTGATTGGCATGCTCTGTCTGCCCATGGTAACTGGGGGTGGTAACCTGAGGAGAGGTTGGGATTGGCCCCAACGAGTTTGCAGAACTCCTTCCAAAAGTGAGTGGAGAACTGAGGACCTTTGTCAGACAATGTCTGTAGGCAGACCGTGAATCTGGAACACGTGGTTGATAAACAGTTCTGCCGTCTctttagctgaaggcagcttaGGGAGGAGAATGAAGTGAGAAGCCTTAAAGAAGCGACTGACGATCGTCATGATGCAAGTATTACTCTTGGAGCTGGGGAGGCCAGTAACAAAATCTACCGCACTGTGGGACCAAGGACAGCGAGGTACAGGTAAGGGTCTTAATAGTCTGGCAACAGGTTGGTTGCTTGTCTTGTTTCTAGAGCAGACGTCACAGGCCACCACAAAGGTCCTAACGTCTCGCCGCAtggttggccaccagaagcgttgcCTGAGTACGGCAAGGGTCTGGGCTGCCCCAGGGTGACAGGCTAGGAGGCAGCTGTGCCCCCACTGAAGCACCTGGGAGTGCACACAAGGAGGCACATCCTGACAGTTAGGTGGACCATTACCTGGTCCTGGAGCACTGGGCAGGACATTTTGGACAGCAGTTTCTATGTCAAGCCAGGCAGCAGCCACAAGACAATGGCCAGGTCTACCAGGCTGTCAGGAAGGTCATGAGGTGCAATCTCATCCAAGATGACATGATTTAGCCCATGAAAGAAGGTGTCATACAAGGCACTCACATTCCAGTCAACAGCTGTGGCAAGAGTCCAGAATTCGATGGCATAATCATGAACTGAATGAGCACCCTGCTTCAGCTCCATCAGCTGTCTTGCTGCCTCCCTACCCTTGGGGGAATGGTCAAAAACTTTCTGCATTTTCCTCAGTGAACTCCCTGAAACTTGAATAGCAGGGCCTCCTGGCATCCCAaacagctgttccccactcctgtGCTTTTCCTATTAAGAGAGTGTGATGACATAAGCTACACGGGAGTATCCAGATGGGAAAGCAGACACCTGAAGTCCCATGGCTAAGGAGCACTGTGAGGGGAATGAATGGCAGGTCCCGGGTGCACCATCCTACAGCTGTGGAGCAGGGAGTCAAGGCTCACATGGGGGGCAGAGTGGCCAGTTGACTGGTTGGAGCTGGTGCTGGTCGGCCTGCAATTGAAGCCTGAAGGCTTACCACCTGTAAGGAGAGTCTTTGTAGGATATCGGTGATGGAGGACATGCTGTTGTGAACAGCTATGATCTCTTGCTGATGGGATCCAAGAACAGAACCCTGTTTAGCCAATGCAGATCTGAGACCATCGTAGTCTGCTGGGTCCATGGTGAGGTGGATATATTCTGTCATGACCCGGAGGCCATGGGAACAGATTGGACCCAATAAACAACTACTGGAAATGAACTGAAGAGTACCTGATGAGTAGGCTTGTGAGGAGAACAGGCAGGAAGCAGGCGCAGCAACACAGTCCGCAACTCACTTAGCAAAATCCAGGAAGACAGCGTGAGGGCAGAGTGACAGCAGATAATAATCCCAGGTAAAAATGGAATTAGAAAAAATAACAGAGTCCTAAGTCAAAGTCCCAGTAATAAAACCCAAAAATCAGCAGCCAAAAAACCTTAGTCAAAAAATGTAATCCAAGAGCCAGAAAAAATAAAGTCCTGAATCAAAATCCCAGCAACAAGTCCCAAAAATGTATTCTAAGTAGGGTTGCAAAGGGGCGGAAAATTCCCGgaaagtttccatggaaactttggtatgggaattttgggaattttccacaaaaaaaaaagctctggaatTACAGTAATTTAGGggaattatttaatttatttatatatatatatatatatatatatatatatatatatatatatatatatatacacacacattatttattaattaattatttatttaattatttattattaagtcataaacaaaaatataaacattttattttgtcATCAGCAGACATTATTGCAAAATGGAGACAATTAAAACACATGACTCTGATTTATTTGTAAGAAGAACTTTATCAATGCTTATTTCTTTTATTGAACAAAACATGAACATTTGCCAATATGTTGCTTACAGCTCCCACTTATGGGACAGAACAGACAGAACGTAACACTCTTTCTGACTCAAAAACTCAAATTCaaaatgtaaaatgaaaaatgttttccccttcaaaaaaaaagtcttgaatgTCAAATAAAGTCTTGCATATCAATGCATTTACACAAAGTTTCTCAAGCCTTAtttttgcatgttctctacatttacatttatttttaccAGTAAGCTGGCATTAAATTTAGTTTTCTTACATGAAATGTTCATAGGAAGCTTTCATTTAGCTTATCTGGTTTCCCATTAAGCTAGCACAATTTGCTGTAACTAGCATCACAAGCTAACTACTTCAATGAAATGGCACAATTCTAATTTACAAGTAAATTAGCACTAGATTTATTCTACTATACCTTTTCATTTTTACTTAAATACCATAATAGATAAAAAAAATCATCCTCAAACATCCTCAAAACTTACTTGATGGCATGTAGTCCTTTGTCTGTAATGTGTGATCTTGGcagtttgtatttaaaacagttctAGTGCTTCAGAATTCTAGAAGTTATTGTGCATGTGATAGAGGGATGCAAAATGCATGTAAGGGGTGTGGCTTCAATGGCTCCTGAGAAAATAACATGTTTTGTCCATGTGAGTGAGTAACAGCGTGCTATGCACAACTTTATCCCCATAAATCTGCCTCTTTTAACCAAGATTATGCTACAATATTTTTTTCTACTTACTTAATTGATGTCCACTTTCAAAATTCCCAGTCTTTTCCCGAAAATTCCCGTTAATTCCCGAAAATTCCGATGGAAAGTTTCCACCTTTGAAAATTCCCGGAATTTTGCAACTCTAATTCTAAGCCAGGGAACAGAGTGGGAGCATAAACATGAACGTGAACTTAACGAAACTAATGCCGAGTATATATATGTGGTGTATAATTCTCTTCAGTGTGTTTATATAGAGTGCTTAATGGTGAATGCATAGTAGGAGTGCTAACACAGCACAGGAAGAACGGGGAAAACATGGAGTGGAGCGCAAAGACGCATGTCAGGATTTGGAAGTTCCGGGCTGGATCATGACAGATTCCCCATTACAAAAATGTACTGCATGATTGAGAAAAGAACCAAGGAAAGTGCATAGACCAGCGTTTGTTAAGCACTGCCCTCGTTCCTGTAGTAAACCCCACTTGGGGTCTGCTAATTGAACAAATCCAAACAGGCTTTAAAggcgatacgcagaaccatggcctcaatttttgtttataaatgcattgagacctcaagaatgctataggaatagttttaagcattaacaataaatcta belongs to Neoarius graeffei isolate fNeoGra1 chromosome 11, fNeoGra1.pri, whole genome shotgun sequence and includes:
- the LOC132893838 gene encoding uncharacterized protein LOC132893838; protein product: MEDQPKQGKASQWSIVETQTFLCVVAEERIQKSLNGATHNEKVFQEIFRLMSEHGYPRTVVQCQDKLKKLKSEYRQVKDHNGQSGASRKRWKWYDQMDAIYGHRPANQRDTGLDTAMPLLEAIDNDLVEEESASELASTSELAPTLEQSENVTPSLSADFTPAGVSTPALEPQVLAVSAPCPHAGKRKRSLFQEQGTVLRELQASAEAQCERYEAQRVAQHERRKAQREAQREQREAHRERLFELMLEDSRAARELEFAARSHQAAQSEAFWASTTQGAGPDGAGDGCHTHHKPLTLGSLIPDY